One window from the genome of Azospirillum fermentarium encodes:
- a CDS encoding glycosyltransferase family 61 protein codes for MTLRPFTFISAERLCPQVASVDQMDPAIPGRVTIHPAGSIAHQPPRYAFDDDDLMAPGQVSEAPINLRAHTADHSSTFLATLPGAVVEKFAAFPTPANTFHVFADEGVAVAEAFHNRTSHEFVSRLMGECLTVPASGGGPSLAVPVVDWAEPDLTVAEPCLLMSSRFIHHNYYHWLFEGLTRFWCREHLPDFDSLTLILPSGDLRPFHTGVLERMGLRNRLMVLNRRLTRFERLWFPSFLDPGTVTPRQVAWLRRLMFSVFPAAAAPARRRRIYVSRCDAKARIVSNEAEVMARLEPLGFTMIVPGRMSLEQQVAAFAGAEMVVAPHGAANASIAFCPPGTPFIELVPAGNRSALYWMQANVGGLPYGRLVCAEDRPGVSMIADPVRLAHMVQQAVKDC; via the coding sequence ATGACGTTGCGTCCGTTCACCTTCATCTCTGCCGAGCGCTTGTGCCCGCAGGTGGCATCTGTGGATCAGATGGACCCGGCCATTCCGGGCCGCGTGACCATTCATCCGGCGGGAAGCATCGCCCATCAGCCGCCCCGCTATGCCTTTGACGACGACGACCTGATGGCGCCGGGGCAGGTCTCGGAAGCGCCGATCAATCTGCGTGCTCACACCGCTGACCACAGCAGCACCTTTCTGGCAACGTTGCCAGGGGCGGTCGTGGAAAAATTCGCCGCCTTCCCGACCCCAGCCAACACGTTCCATGTCTTCGCCGATGAAGGGGTGGCGGTTGCAGAGGCATTTCACAACCGTACCAGCCATGAATTTGTATCGCGGCTGATGGGGGAATGCCTGACCGTGCCGGCATCGGGCGGTGGTCCCAGCCTGGCGGTGCCCGTGGTCGATTGGGCCGAGCCTGACCTGACGGTGGCCGAACCGTGCCTGCTGATGTCCAGCCGTTTCATTCATCACAACTATTATCACTGGCTCTTTGAAGGGTTGACCCGTTTCTGGTGCCGGGAGCATCTGCCGGATTTCGACTCCCTGACCCTGATTCTGCCATCGGGTGATCTGCGCCCTTTCCACACGGGAGTGTTGGAGCGCATGGGGTTGCGCAATCGGCTGATGGTCTTGAACCGCCGGCTCACCCGGTTCGAGCGGCTGTGGTTCCCGTCCTTTCTCGATCCAGGTACGGTGACTCCCCGTCAGGTGGCGTGGCTCCGGCGGCTGATGTTTTCGGTTTTCCCTGCCGCGGCGGCCCCGGCCCGGCGGCGGCGCATCTATGTGTCCCGTTGTGACGCCAAGGCCCGCATCGTCAGCAATGAGGCCGAGGTGATGGCCCGTCTGGAACCGCTGGGCTTCACCATGATCGTACCGGGCCGCATGAGTCTGGAGCAGCAGGTCGCTGCCTTCGCCGGAGCCGAAATGGTGGTGGCGCCCCATGGGGCAGCCAATGCCAGCATCGCCTTTTGTCCTCCGGGAACGCCGTTTATCGAACTGGTGCCTGCCGGTAACCGGTCGGCCCTTTACTGGATGCAAGCGAATGTGGGCGGGTTGCCTTATGGGCGCCTGGTGTGTGCCGAGGACCGCCCCGGTGTTTCAATGATCGCTGATCCGGTACGGCTGGCCCATATGGTGCAGCAGGCCGTGAAGGACTGCTGA
- a CDS encoding TIGR04372 family glycosyltransferase, producing MTAVHSPPPGPIRNLHDLVDFLQRTGSRLPVNMFQATGHVIAETENFLRMRHLGEIRQDCPYLLILPQTGFARAIGRLYASHFTNVVVSDQWHAMAREVALYHPELTVDVGVSHLKTWVPPGQKTRIFALGSQLWHMLPRGPAIDLTVRLYRRRALSRGYMPLWHDVPLPGALAERIGRVQKYALIHLKVDPINATARPTDPATYLDAMAYLHDNGYRLVMAGREPMPDAFRRFDIYNYAGDPLASFENDLILFRHARFALLAGSGISYLAESFDIPFVYANYWHLCFPPFARRAVALPSVLTERQSGRMLPFSEHYGLLSKFPEFSFWNFPDAALTARPAAADEILAATQEALGLSHADIPPMTPQQQHLNGMDPVGCARISDSRVSQHFLERFAPLMGRAAAPPASRIN from the coding sequence ATGACCGCCGTCCACTCCCCTCCGCCCGGCCCCATCCGCAACCTGCATGATCTGGTGGATTTCCTGCAAAGGACCGGTTCACGCCTGCCGGTGAACATGTTCCAGGCCACCGGGCATGTCATCGCGGAAACCGAAAACTTCCTGCGCATGCGGCATCTGGGCGAGATCCGGCAGGACTGCCCCTATCTTCTGATCCTGCCCCAAACCGGCTTCGCCCGTGCCATCGGACGGCTTTATGCATCCCACTTCACCAATGTGGTGGTCAGCGACCAATGGCACGCCATGGCACGGGAGGTGGCGCTCTATCACCCCGAACTGACCGTGGATGTGGGCGTTTCGCACCTGAAGACATGGGTTCCACCAGGCCAGAAGACACGGATCTTCGCATTGGGTTCGCAGCTCTGGCATATGCTGCCCCGTGGCCCGGCCATCGACCTGACGGTGCGGCTCTACCGCCGCCGGGCACTCAGCCGGGGCTACATGCCTCTGTGGCACGACGTTCCTCTTCCCGGGGCACTGGCGGAACGCATCGGGCGGGTGCAGAAGTACGCGCTGATCCATCTGAAGGTGGATCCCATCAACGCTACGGCGCGGCCGACGGATCCCGCTACATACCTCGATGCCATGGCCTATCTGCACGACAACGGATACCGGCTGGTGATGGCGGGGCGGGAGCCGATGCCCGACGCGTTCCGCCGCTTCGACATCTACAACTATGCCGGCGATCCCCTGGCATCGTTCGAGAACGACCTGATCCTGTTTCGCCATGCGCGCTTTGCCCTGCTGGCCGGTTCGGGGATTTCCTATCTGGCGGAGAGCTTCGACATCCCCTTCGTCTATGCCAACTACTGGCATTTGTGCTTTCCTCCCTTTGCCCGGCGGGCGGTCGCACTGCCGTCGGTGCTGACGGAGCGGCAAAGCGGCAGGATGCTTCCCTTTTCCGAACACTACGGCCTCTTGTCGAAGTTTCCCGAATTCTCCTTCTGGAATTTCCCCGACGCGGCCTTGACCGCCCGTCCTGCTGCTGCCGACGAGATCCTGGCCGCCACCCAGGAAGCGCTTGGCCTGTCGCATGCCGATATTCCGCCGATGACACCACAGCAGCAGCACCTCAACGGGATGGATCCCGTCGGCTGCGCCCGTATCAGCGACAGCCGCGTCTCCCAGCATTTCTTGGAGCGTTTCGCCCCACTTATGGGACGTGCTGCAGCGCCTCCCGCCAGCAGGATAAATTGA
- a CDS encoding nucleotide sugar dehydrogenase, which translates to MNSPRRVAVIGLGYVGLPVAVAMAAHHGAVIAFDIDPERIRELADGHDRTGEIGTDRLAAVPLDLTSDPARLAEADFHIITVPTPVTVTKRPDLGPLLAASKTVGRYLKPGAIVVYESTVYPGATEEDCVPILEAESGLRLGRDFGVGYSPERINPGDRQHRFESITKVVSGSDAATLDMIAAVYGSVVKAGIHRAPSIAVAEAAKVIENTQRDLNIALMNELSIIFQRLGIDTHDVLAAAGTKWNFLPFTPGLVGGHCIGVDPYYLTYRAEQFGYHPEVILAGRRINDGMGLRIAQETVKHLLRHGTRPRMITVLGLTFKENVPDIRNTRVIDIVHELVSFGVRVQVSDPLADPRHARHEHGLDLVPFDRLEAADAVILAVPHHDYRRLSWAELSALLLGGAGLVVDVRSCLNRHGRPDGIDLWRP; encoded by the coding sequence ATGAATTCGCCCCGTCGCGTTGCCGTGATCGGCTTGGGTTACGTGGGTTTGCCCGTCGCCGTGGCGATGGCTGCGCACCATGGCGCCGTGATTGCGTTCGATATCGACCCGGAGCGTATCCGGGAACTGGCCGACGGCCATGACCGAACGGGCGAGATCGGCACGGATAGGCTGGCCGCCGTTCCTCTGGATCTGACCAGCGACCCGGCCCGGCTGGCCGAGGCCGATTTCCATATCATCACCGTTCCCACCCCGGTCACCGTCACCAAACGTCCCGACCTGGGGCCGCTTCTGGCGGCGTCAAAGACCGTGGGCCGGTATCTGAAACCAGGCGCGATCGTTGTCTACGAATCCACCGTCTATCCTGGCGCCACCGAAGAGGACTGCGTGCCGATCCTGGAAGCGGAATCGGGTTTGCGGCTGGGGCGGGATTTCGGCGTGGGCTATTCCCCCGAACGCATCAACCCCGGCGACCGGCAACACCGGTTCGAGAGCATAACCAAAGTGGTGTCGGGGTCCGATGCCGCCACCCTGGACATGATAGCAGCCGTCTATGGCAGCGTGGTCAAGGCAGGCATTCACCGCGCCCCCTCCATCGCCGTGGCCGAAGCGGCCAAAGTCATCGAGAACACCCAGCGTGACCTGAACATCGCGCTGATGAACGAGCTGTCGATCATCTTCCAGCGCCTGGGCATCGATACCCATGACGTGTTGGCGGCGGCCGGCACAAAATGGAATTTTCTGCCTTTCACGCCGGGTCTGGTGGGGGGCCACTGCATCGGCGTCGATCCCTATTACCTGACCTACCGGGCCGAACAGTTCGGCTATCATCCCGAGGTGATCCTGGCCGGGCGGCGGATCAACGACGGTATGGGGCTTCGAATCGCGCAGGAGACCGTAAAGCACCTGCTGCGCCACGGCACCCGCCCACGGATGATCACGGTCCTGGGGCTGACCTTCAAGGAAAACGTCCCGGATATCCGCAACACCCGCGTCATCGATATCGTGCATGAACTGGTAAGCTTTGGCGTGCGGGTCCAGGTCAGCGATCCTTTGGCCGATCCCAGACATGCACGCCACGAGCATGGCCTGGATCTGGTGCCGTTCGACAGGCTGGAAGCGGCCGACGCGGTGATCCTGGCCGTGCCGCACCATGATTACCGCCGGCTGTCCTGGGCAGAGCTGAGCGCCTTGCTCCTGGGCGGAGCAGGGTTGGTGGTGGATGTCCGGTCCTGCCTGAATCGCCATGGGCGGCCCGATGGGATCGATCTCTGGCGGCCCTGA
- a CDS encoding B12-binding domain-containing radical SAM protein: MLSGCCDKMICKMILTSLVSNDADPDSGADKGFMMIGKTMCESDRAYPAPGSEAQSGSLNPIGLIIPPSAFLLDERVFVSLGILKIASALEQQGHAVALLDLSGIKNFDDALVSFLDDNVIKVIGITATTPQLPAIAVVAATIRRLRPDIRLILGGPHVTLVYAALKLERRTRPGVQGRAAQAAAQLEEMFDVLVTGDGERAVFAALAPDAPKVIDGDDNKGPYFLSNADFTASPLPARHLIDLNTYKYSIEGSPATSLIAQLGCPFSCGFCGGRNSKSLRIIRTRTVESILAEVKFLHKEYGYTGFMFYDDELNVTKTMVNLLNGLADLQEELGAKFQLRGFVKAELFTEEQAEAMVRAGFRWLLCGFEAAHPRILTNIRKRATLEENTRAVEIAKKYGLKVKALMSLGHPGETEETALSIRDWLIKSQVDDFDCTVITTYPGTPYYDEAVPHPDLPDVWTYTQPETGDRLHSENVNFMRTAEYYKGDPEGGYVSHIFTDALSPRDIVNLRNVIERDVRAALGIPFNPSRAAVLYEHSMGQSLPPFILRSSSVTQHQ, from the coding sequence ATGCTGTCCGGTTGTTGTGATAAAATGATCTGTAAAATGATACTCACTTCATTAGTGAGTAATGATGCTGATCCTGACAGTGGCGCTGACAAAGGCTTTATGATGATTGGCAAGACCATGTGTGAAAGCGATCGTGCCTATCCTGCCCCAGGTTCTGAGGCCCAATCGGGAAGCCTCAATCCGATAGGGCTTATTATTCCGCCATCAGCCTTTCTGCTTGATGAGAGAGTCTTTGTCAGTCTTGGAATATTGAAGATTGCAAGTGCTCTGGAACAGCAGGGCCATGCTGTTGCGCTTCTCGATCTTTCGGGCATCAAGAACTTTGATGACGCTCTGGTCTCCTTCTTGGATGATAATGTCATAAAGGTCATCGGGATCACAGCAACCACCCCTCAGCTTCCGGCCATTGCGGTCGTGGCAGCCACCATCCGCCGTTTGCGGCCTGATATCCGTCTCATTCTGGGCGGGCCGCATGTAACCTTGGTCTATGCCGCCTTGAAGCTTGAGCGGCGTACGCGGCCCGGTGTCCAGGGCCGTGCGGCTCAGGCCGCAGCCCAATTGGAAGAGATGTTTGATGTTCTTGTGACCGGGGATGGCGAACGGGCCGTCTTTGCAGCCCTGGCACCAGATGCGCCAAAGGTCATTGATGGGGATGACAACAAGGGGCCTTATTTCCTCAGCAACGCGGATTTTACCGCCAGCCCCTTGCCGGCGCGTCATTTGATCGACCTTAACACATATAAGTATTCTATCGAGGGATCTCCTGCAACCAGCCTTATTGCTCAGCTCGGATGCCCGTTCAGCTGTGGGTTTTGTGGTGGCAGAAACAGTAAGAGTCTGCGAATCATTCGAACGAGAACGGTTGAATCCATTCTCGCGGAAGTGAAATTCCTTCATAAGGAGTATGGATATACTGGGTTTATGTTCTATGATGACGAGTTGAACGTCACGAAGACGATGGTCAATTTGCTTAATGGATTGGCTGATCTTCAGGAGGAATTGGGGGCAAAATTTCAATTGAGGGGCTTTGTCAAAGCCGAGCTGTTCACGGAGGAGCAGGCTGAGGCAATGGTGCGTGCCGGATTCCGTTGGCTTTTGTGTGGGTTTGAAGCAGCTCATCCACGGATTCTGACCAACATCCGGAAGCGCGCTACGCTGGAAGAAAATACCCGCGCTGTTGAGATCGCTAAGAAGTATGGGCTTAAGGTTAAGGCTTTGATGTCTTTGGGGCATCCTGGAGAAACAGAAGAAACGGCTCTTTCGATTCGTGACTGGTTGATTAAGTCACAAGTCGATGATTTTGATTGTACAGTAATTACAACTTATCCTGGAACTCCGTATTACGATGAGGCAGTCCCTCATCCTGATCTTCCCGATGTATGGACATATACTCAACCTGAGACAGGCGATCGCTTGCATTCCGAGAATGTCAACTTCATGCGGACCGCCGAGTATTATAAGGGAGACCCCGAAGGAGGGTATGTATCCCATATCTTTACTGATGCACTATCGCCTCGTGATATTGTTAATCTTCGGAATGTTATCGAACGTGATGTGCGGGCGGCTCTCGGGATCCCATTCAACCCCTCCCGCGCAGCTGTCCTTTATGAACATTCGATGGGGCAGAGCCTTCCTCCCTTTATCCTGCGGTCAAGTTCAGTGACCCAACATCAGTAA